Proteins from a single region of Acinonyx jubatus isolate Ajub_Pintada_27869175 chromosome D3, VMU_Ajub_asm_v1.0, whole genome shotgun sequence:
- the SELENOM gene encoding selenoprotein M yields the protein MHLPLPPPPLLLLLAALAAAVTTFRPDWNRLHGLARARVETCGGUQLNRLKEVKAFVTQDIPLYHNMVMKHLPGADPELVLLGHSYEELERIPLSEMTREEINELVQELGFYRKAAPDEPVPPEYLRAPARPDEGAPARADL from the exons ATGCACCTCCCGCTTCCTCCACCgcccctgctgctgcttcttgcGGCTCTTGCGGCTGCCGTTACCACCTTCCGGCCCGACTGGAACCGCTTGCACGGCCTGGCCCGAGCCCGGGTAGAG ACCTGTGGGGGATGACAGCTGAATCGCCTGAAGGAG GTGAAGGCCTTCGTCACCCAGGATATCCCTTTATA TCACAACATGGTAATGAAACATCTCCCAGGGGCAGACCCAGAGCTAGTCCTGCTGGGCCACAGCTACGAAGAACTGGAG CGAATCCCACTCAGCGAAATGACCCGCGAGGAGATTAATGAGCTTGTGCAGGAGCTCGGCTTCTACCGCAAGGCGGCGCCTGACGAACCTGTTCCCCCAGAGTACCTGCGGGCTCCTGCTAGGCCCGACGAAGGCGCTCCGGCCCGCGCTGACCTTTAA
- the INPP5J gene encoding phosphatidylinositol 4,5-bisphosphate 5-phosphatase A isoform X1: MEGQSSSGSKRPGTWAGLRPLPMPHGVSQTEAPSKVDSSFQLPAKENAAPVPSEPRLALAPVGPRAANPPSTEGPRLALVSPRPILAPLSTPSRQKTTPARHSSNLAPTSVGQLVMSAPAGPKPPPVTSGSVLPPTSLGQLVMSASAGPRPPTATLGPRLAPTSRDQKQVPPASVGPKPALAASGLSLVLASEEQTPQPPSNSSPVLSSSQEQALAPASVIPTPASVGWTPAKQRDAPAPKPLPSSEGHLQPSAQTSGPSGSTSLIQTPPGPRISPSFRARPEAPRSSPEDPVLSRPPQTLPLDVSQSPPEPTTRSPGLLSPTFRPGASSAQTVPPPLPKPPRSPSRSPSRSPNRSPCVPPAPEMALPRPSTQGAGPSGHLSPSVQPQETPAPVTTSPSTSTSSSSWSAQPTCKSDPGFWITVVTWNVGTAMPPDDVTSLLHLGSGGDDSEGSDMIAIGLQEVNSMINKRLKDALFTDQWSELFMDALAPFNFVLVSTVRMQGVILLLFAKYYHLPFLRDVQTDCTRTGLGGYWGNKGGVSVRLAAFGHMLCFLNCHLPAHMDKAEQRKDNFQTILSLQQFQGPGAHGILDHDLVFWFGDLNFRIESYDLHFVKFAIDSDQLHQLWEKDQLNMAKNTWPILKGFQEGPLNFAPTFKFDVGTNKYDTSAKKRKPAWTDRILWKVKAPSVGPSPSGRESHRLKVTQYSYRSHMEYTVSDHKPVAAQFILQFAYRDDVPLVRLEVADEWVRPEQAVVRYRIETVFARSSWDWIGLYRVGFRHCKDYVAYVWAKHEDVDGNMYQVTFSEESLPKGHGDFILGYYSHTHSILIGVTEPFQISLPTSELASSSTDSSSASSEDEDDSTLELLAPKSRSPSPGKSKRHRSRSPGLARFPGLALRPSSRERRGASRSPSPQSRRLPRMAPDRGNDGSSRGSSEEGPSGLPGPWAFPPPVPRSLGLLPALRLETVDPGGGGSWGPNREAPAPHSLSPSPQGRQGLEEGGLGP, from the exons ATGGAGGGCCAGAGCAGCAGTGGCAGCAAGAGGCCAGGGACCTGGGCTGGCCTGCGCCCCCTGCCCATGCCCCATGGGGTTTCTCAAACTGAGGCACCTTCCAAG GTGGACTCAAGTTTTCAGCTCCCAGCGAAGGAGAATGCAGCCCCAGTACCCTCCGAACCAAGATTGGCTCTAGCACCTGTGGGGCCACGAGCAGCTAATCCACCTTCCACAGAGGGGCCAAGGCTGGCTCTGGTGTCTCCCCGACCCATCCTGGCTCCGCTGTCTACCCCTAGCAGGCAGAAAACCACTCCTGCCCGCCACAGTTCCAACCTGGCTCCAACATCTGTGGGCCAGTTAGTCATGTCTGCCCCAGCTGGGCCGAAGCCTCCTCCAGTGACCTCAGGCTCAGTCCTGCCTCCAACATCCCTGGGGCAGCTGGTAATGTCCGCTTCAGCAGGGCCAAGGCCTCCCACAGCCACTCTGGGGCCCAGGCTGGCTCCAACATCCAGGGACCAGAAGCAGGTGCCACCTGCCTCCGTGGGACCCAAGCCAGCACTCGCTGCTTCGGGCCTGAGCCTGGTCCTGGCATCTGAGGAGCAGACACCACAGCCCCCCTCCAACTCTTCCCCAGTTTTGTCATCTTCTCAGGAACAGGCCCTGGCTCCAGCATCTGTGATACCAACCCCAGCCTCTGTGGGATGGACACCTGCTAAACAGAGGGATGCCCCAGCCCCTAAACCTCTCCCCTCTTCTGAAGGGCATCTCCAGCCTTCAGCTCAGACATCTGGTCCTTCGGGCTCCACATCCTTGATCCAAACACCCCCAGGCCCCCGAATCTCCCCCTCATTCAGAGCCCGTCCTGAGGCCCCCCGCAGCAGCCCTGAGGATCCTGTCCTGTCCCGGCCACCCCAGACCCTGCCTCTGGATGTAAGCCAGAGCCCTCCAGAGCCTACTACCCGTTCCCCAGGACTTCTGTCCCCCACCTTCCGGCCAGGGGCCTCCTCGGCACAGACTgtgcccccacctctgcccaagCCACCCAGGTCTCCCAGTCGTTCCCCCAGCCGCTCTCCCAACCGCTCCCCTTGCGTCCCCCCAGCCCCTGAGATGGCCCTCCCCAGGCCTAGCACCCAGGGGGCAGGACCTAGTGGACACCTGAGCCCCAGTGTTCAGCCCCAAGAAACTCCAGCTCCGGTCACCACCTCCCCTTCTACATCCACCTCATCATCCTCTTGGTCAGCTCAGCCTACCTGCAAGAGCGACCCTGGCTTCTG GATCACTGTGGTCACGTGGAATGTGGGCACCGCCATGCCCCCTGACGACGTCACATCCCTCCTCCACCTGGGCAGCGGTGGCGATGACAGTGAAGGGTCGGACATGATTGCCATTGG GTTGCAGGAAGTGAACTCCATGATCAACAAGAGGCTCAAGGATGCACTCTTCACAGACCAGTGGAGTGAGCTCTTCATGGACGCGCTGGCACCCTTCAACTTCGTGCTG GTGAGTACTGTGCGGATGCAGGGCGTCATCCTGCTGCTGTTCGCCAAGTACTACCACTTGCCTTTCCTGAGAGACGTGCAGACTGATTGCACACGCACTGGCCTGGGAGGCTATTGG GGCAACAAGGGTGGAGTGAGCGTGCGACTGGCGGCCTTCGGGCACATGCTCTGCTTCCTGAACTGCCACTTGCCAGCGCACATGGACAAGGCAGAGCAGCGCAAGGACAACTTCCAAACCATCCTTAGCCTCCAGCAGTTCCAGGGGCCCGGGGCACATGGCATCCTGGATCACGA CCTCGTGTTCTGGTTTGGGGACCTCAACTTCCGCATTGAGAGCTATGACCTGCACTTTGTCAAGTTTGCCATTGACAGTGATCAGCTCCACCAGCTCTGGGAGAAGGACCAG CTCAACATGGCCAAGAACACCTGGCCCATCCTGAAGGGCTTCCAGGAGGGGCCCCTCAACTTTGCACCCACCTTCAAGTTTGATGTGGGTACTAACAAATATGATACCAG TGCCAAGAAGCGGAAGCCAGCCTGGACAGACCGTATCCTGTGGAAGGTCAAGGCTCCAAGTGTGGGTCCCAGCCCTTCAGGACGGGAAAGCCACCGGCTCAAGGTGACCCAGTACAGCTACCGTAGCCACATGGAATACACAGTCAGCGATCACAAGCCCGTGGCTGCTCAGTTCATCCTGCAG TTTGCCTACAGGGACGACGTGCCACTAGTGCGGCTGGAGGTGGCAGATGAGTGGGTGCGGCCAGAGCAGGCTGTGGTGAGGTACCGCATAGAAACAGTGTTCGCCCGCAGCTCTTGGGACTGGATCGGCTTGTACCGG GTGGGTTTCCGCCACTGTAAGGACTACGTGGCTTATGTCTGGGCCAAACATGAGGATGTGGATGGGAACATGTACCAG GTGACCTTCAGTGAGGAGTCACTTCCCAAGGGCCATGGAGATTTCATACTGGGCTATTATAGCCACACCCACAGCATCCTCATCGGTGTCACTGAGCCCTTCCAG ATCTCGCTGCCTACCTCGGAGTTGGCCAGCAGCAGCACAGATAGCTCAAGTGCCAGCTCAGAGGACGAGGATGACAGTACCCTGGAGCTGCTTGCACCCAAGTCccgcagccccagccctggcaaGTCCAAGAGACACCGTAGCCGCAGCCCGGGCCTGGCCCGCTTCCCCGGCCTTGCCCTGCGGCCTTCATCCCGTGAACGCCGCGGTGCCAGCCGCAGCCCCTCACCCCAGAGCCGCCGCCTGCCTCGGATGGCCCCTGACAGGGGCAATGATGGTAGCAGCCGGGGCAGTAGTGAGGAGGGGCCCTCTGGGCTGCCTGGTCCCTGGGCCTTCCCACCACCTGTGCCTCGAAGCCTGGGCTTGCTGCCTGCCTTGCGCCTGGAGACTGTTGACCCTGGTGGTGGTGGTTCCTGGGGACCTAATCGGGAAGCCCCAGCCCCTCATAGCCTGTCTCCCAGTCCCCAGGGCCGGCAGGGGCTAGAGGAAGGGGGCCTGGGGCCCTga
- the INPP5J gene encoding phosphatidylinositol 4,5-bisphosphate 5-phosphatase A isoform X2 encodes MEGQSSSGSKRPGTWAGLRPLPMPHGVSQTEAPSKVDSSFQLPAKENAAPVPSEPRLALAPVGPRAANPPSTEGPRLALVSPRPILAPLSTPSRQKTTPARHSSNLAPTSVGQLVMSAPAGPKPPPVTSGSVLPPTSLGQLVMSASAGPRPPTATLGPRLAPTSRDQKQVPPASVGPKPALAASGLSLVLASEEQTPQPPSNSSPVLSSSQEQALAPASVIPTPASVGWTPAKQRDAPAPKPLPSSEGHLQPSAQTSGPSGSTSLIQTPPGPRISPSFRARPEAPRSSPEDPVLSRPPQTLPLDVSQSPPEPTTRSPGLLSPTFRPGASSAQTVPPPLPKPPRSPSRSPSRSPNRSPCVPPAPEMALPRPSTQGAGPSGHLSPSVQPQETPAPVTTSPSTSTSSSSWSAQPTCKSDPGFWLQEVNSMINKRLKDALFTDQWSELFMDALAPFNFVLVSTVRMQGVILLLFAKYYHLPFLRDVQTDCTRTGLGGYWGNKGGVSVRLAAFGHMLCFLNCHLPAHMDKAEQRKDNFQTILSLQQFQGPGAHGILDHDLVFWFGDLNFRIESYDLHFVKFAIDSDQLHQLWEKDQLNMAKNTWPILKGFQEGPLNFAPTFKFDVGTNKYDTSAKKRKPAWTDRILWKVKAPSVGPSPSGRESHRLKVTQYSYRSHMEYTVSDHKPVAAQFILQFAYRDDVPLVRLEVADEWVRPEQAVVRYRIETVFARSSWDWIGLYRVGFRHCKDYVAYVWAKHEDVDGNMYQVTFSEESLPKGHGDFILGYYSHTHSILIGVTEPFQISLPTSELASSSTDSSSASSEDEDDSTLELLAPKSRSPSPGKSKRHRSRSPGLARFPGLALRPSSRERRGASRSPSPQSRRLPRMAPDRGNDGSSRGSSEEGPSGLPGPWAFPPPVPRSLGLLPALRLETVDPGGGGSWGPNREAPAPHSLSPSPQGRQGLEEGGLGP; translated from the exons ATGGAGGGCCAGAGCAGCAGTGGCAGCAAGAGGCCAGGGACCTGGGCTGGCCTGCGCCCCCTGCCCATGCCCCATGGGGTTTCTCAAACTGAGGCACCTTCCAAG GTGGACTCAAGTTTTCAGCTCCCAGCGAAGGAGAATGCAGCCCCAGTACCCTCCGAACCAAGATTGGCTCTAGCACCTGTGGGGCCACGAGCAGCTAATCCACCTTCCACAGAGGGGCCAAGGCTGGCTCTGGTGTCTCCCCGACCCATCCTGGCTCCGCTGTCTACCCCTAGCAGGCAGAAAACCACTCCTGCCCGCCACAGTTCCAACCTGGCTCCAACATCTGTGGGCCAGTTAGTCATGTCTGCCCCAGCTGGGCCGAAGCCTCCTCCAGTGACCTCAGGCTCAGTCCTGCCTCCAACATCCCTGGGGCAGCTGGTAATGTCCGCTTCAGCAGGGCCAAGGCCTCCCACAGCCACTCTGGGGCCCAGGCTGGCTCCAACATCCAGGGACCAGAAGCAGGTGCCACCTGCCTCCGTGGGACCCAAGCCAGCACTCGCTGCTTCGGGCCTGAGCCTGGTCCTGGCATCTGAGGAGCAGACACCACAGCCCCCCTCCAACTCTTCCCCAGTTTTGTCATCTTCTCAGGAACAGGCCCTGGCTCCAGCATCTGTGATACCAACCCCAGCCTCTGTGGGATGGACACCTGCTAAACAGAGGGATGCCCCAGCCCCTAAACCTCTCCCCTCTTCTGAAGGGCATCTCCAGCCTTCAGCTCAGACATCTGGTCCTTCGGGCTCCACATCCTTGATCCAAACACCCCCAGGCCCCCGAATCTCCCCCTCATTCAGAGCCCGTCCTGAGGCCCCCCGCAGCAGCCCTGAGGATCCTGTCCTGTCCCGGCCACCCCAGACCCTGCCTCTGGATGTAAGCCAGAGCCCTCCAGAGCCTACTACCCGTTCCCCAGGACTTCTGTCCCCCACCTTCCGGCCAGGGGCCTCCTCGGCACAGACTgtgcccccacctctgcccaagCCACCCAGGTCTCCCAGTCGTTCCCCCAGCCGCTCTCCCAACCGCTCCCCTTGCGTCCCCCCAGCCCCTGAGATGGCCCTCCCCAGGCCTAGCACCCAGGGGGCAGGACCTAGTGGACACCTGAGCCCCAGTGTTCAGCCCCAAGAAACTCCAGCTCCGGTCACCACCTCCCCTTCTACATCCACCTCATCATCCTCTTGGTCAGCTCAGCCTACCTGCAAGAGCGACCCTGGCTTCTG GTTGCAGGAAGTGAACTCCATGATCAACAAGAGGCTCAAGGATGCACTCTTCACAGACCAGTGGAGTGAGCTCTTCATGGACGCGCTGGCACCCTTCAACTTCGTGCTG GTGAGTACTGTGCGGATGCAGGGCGTCATCCTGCTGCTGTTCGCCAAGTACTACCACTTGCCTTTCCTGAGAGACGTGCAGACTGATTGCACACGCACTGGCCTGGGAGGCTATTGG GGCAACAAGGGTGGAGTGAGCGTGCGACTGGCGGCCTTCGGGCACATGCTCTGCTTCCTGAACTGCCACTTGCCAGCGCACATGGACAAGGCAGAGCAGCGCAAGGACAACTTCCAAACCATCCTTAGCCTCCAGCAGTTCCAGGGGCCCGGGGCACATGGCATCCTGGATCACGA CCTCGTGTTCTGGTTTGGGGACCTCAACTTCCGCATTGAGAGCTATGACCTGCACTTTGTCAAGTTTGCCATTGACAGTGATCAGCTCCACCAGCTCTGGGAGAAGGACCAG CTCAACATGGCCAAGAACACCTGGCCCATCCTGAAGGGCTTCCAGGAGGGGCCCCTCAACTTTGCACCCACCTTCAAGTTTGATGTGGGTACTAACAAATATGATACCAG TGCCAAGAAGCGGAAGCCAGCCTGGACAGACCGTATCCTGTGGAAGGTCAAGGCTCCAAGTGTGGGTCCCAGCCCTTCAGGACGGGAAAGCCACCGGCTCAAGGTGACCCAGTACAGCTACCGTAGCCACATGGAATACACAGTCAGCGATCACAAGCCCGTGGCTGCTCAGTTCATCCTGCAG TTTGCCTACAGGGACGACGTGCCACTAGTGCGGCTGGAGGTGGCAGATGAGTGGGTGCGGCCAGAGCAGGCTGTGGTGAGGTACCGCATAGAAACAGTGTTCGCCCGCAGCTCTTGGGACTGGATCGGCTTGTACCGG GTGGGTTTCCGCCACTGTAAGGACTACGTGGCTTATGTCTGGGCCAAACATGAGGATGTGGATGGGAACATGTACCAG GTGACCTTCAGTGAGGAGTCACTTCCCAAGGGCCATGGAGATTTCATACTGGGCTATTATAGCCACACCCACAGCATCCTCATCGGTGTCACTGAGCCCTTCCAG ATCTCGCTGCCTACCTCGGAGTTGGCCAGCAGCAGCACAGATAGCTCAAGTGCCAGCTCAGAGGACGAGGATGACAGTACCCTGGAGCTGCTTGCACCCAAGTCccgcagccccagccctggcaaGTCCAAGAGACACCGTAGCCGCAGCCCGGGCCTGGCCCGCTTCCCCGGCCTTGCCCTGCGGCCTTCATCCCGTGAACGCCGCGGTGCCAGCCGCAGCCCCTCACCCCAGAGCCGCCGCCTGCCTCGGATGGCCCCTGACAGGGGCAATGATGGTAGCAGCCGGGGCAGTAGTGAGGAGGGGCCCTCTGGGCTGCCTGGTCCCTGGGCCTTCCCACCACCTGTGCCTCGAAGCCTGGGCTTGCTGCCTGCCTTGCGCCTGGAGACTGTTGACCCTGGTGGTGGTGGTTCCTGGGGACCTAATCGGGAAGCCCCAGCCCCTCATAGCCTGTCTCCCAGTCCCCAGGGCCGGCAGGGGCTAGAGGAAGGGGGCCTGGGGCCCTga